A segment of the Sanyastnella coralliicola genome:
CGCGATCTTGAAGGAAGATTTTACCTGCGATGACGGTCAGAGCAAGCGCCATTCCCATCCATACTTGGTATCGAACCGCTGTGAGGTAGCTAGTCAACTGCTGTTCGGCCAAAACGGCTTTGAGCGCATGGGCACCCATAGCTCCAAGGATTACCCCTGTACCGATGAAAAACACAGAGATGGCAAGGAATTGTCGTTGGAATGGAGTCATGATCTGATTAATTATCTTTCGACAAAATTACGCACGATGAGAAAGATGACGTTCCATTTCCTGACAGTTTGTTTTGCAGCTTTGACTTTGGCAGCTTGTAATGAACCTCAGAACAATGACAGCGCTGAAGAAGAAATGCCTACGGTTCAACAACCCTCGAACCTGACTACAAACAAGGAGGAGGCAACAAAACCGGAAGAGGTAATTGATCGCCGACCAGGCGACTACGACGCCAATGCAAAGGCAAAAATGGACCAGCAGAAAGAGGAGGTAACAGCTACGGAGGAGAACATTACAAGTCCTTACCGTTACCTAACCACTACTGAAAAATTCAGCCATTTTGGGGAATTGTTGAAGGCTTCCACTCTAAGTAAACACGTGCATGGTATGGGGGTAACTGTTCTAGCTCCGCGTAATGATGTTATGGAAAATTACCCGGCTTGGAGAGACCTTCTTAAAGAAGGAAATGTGGAAGCCATTGATGCTTTCGTTTCGGCTTATATCATTGACGAAATCTTCGGATACAAGGAAATGACTTCTCGTGAGAATTTGATCAATCACACCGGAGAGCCATTGAAAATCACTGACCGCGGTGGGTATGAGATTGCCGGCGCAAGCATCAGCACTGAAGAAATCTCGACACGAAATGGGAAAATTTTGGTCATGAACGACCTTTACG
Coding sequences within it:
- a CDS encoding DUF423 domain-containing protein codes for the protein MTPFQRQFLAISVFFIGTGVILGAMGAHALKAVLAEQQLTSYLTAVRYQVWMGMALALTVIAGKIFLQDRVKWVARLLTTGTLMFSGSIYLLISFPQGHAMRSILGPITPIGGTLLIVAFGILLVRILTVKSVD
- a CDS encoding fasciclin domain-containing protein: MRKMTFHFLTVCFAALTLAACNEPQNNDSAEEEMPTVQQPSNLTTNKEEATKPEEVIDRRPGDYDANAKAKMDQQKEEVTATEENITSPYRYLTTTEKFSHFGELLKASTLSKHVHGMGVTVLAPRNDVMENYPAWRDLLKEGNVEAIDAFVSAYIIDEIFGYKEMTSRENLINHTGEPLKITDRGGYEIAGASISTEEISTRNGKILVMNDLYEAP